A section of the Methanococcus vannielii SB genome encodes:
- a CDS encoding zinc ribbon domain-containing protein: MVTVIPINEEERASIINGLKSSVPATKLITLKKIVDLTILRPESLQYMEMTDKQSIQRIISGLERIMEYDVDEVLKREATITLEKLKITLGSKFVETLNYCKNCNAVIDLGWENCANCGSNLIEMNFEESKDCPNCKKHTTENWNNCAHCGFKLIEERDRIIKCSNCKREVDSSWMMCPYCGTRLKSLKK, from the coding sequence ATGGTTACAGTGATTCCAATAAATGAGGAAGAGAGAGCAAGTATTATAAACGGCCTCAAAAGTTCAGTGCCTGCAACTAAATTAATAACGTTAAAAAAGATTGTTGATTTAACAATTTTAAGGCCTGAATCATTACAATACATGGAAATGACCGATAAACAGTCAATTCAAAGAATTATCTCGGGATTAGAGCGAATAATGGAATATGACGTTGACGAAGTTTTAAAAAGAGAAGCTACAATAACTCTTGAAAAATTAAAGATAACATTAGGTTCAAAGTTTGTAGAAACTTTAAACTACTGTAAAAATTGTAACGCGGTAATTGACCTTGGTTGGGAAAATTGTGCAAACTGTGGCTCAAATTTAATAGAAATGAATTTTGAAGAATCAAAAGACTGCCCAAACTGTAAAAAACATACTACCGAAAATTGGAATAATTGTGCACATTGCGGATTTAAATTAATTGAAGAACGAGATAGGATAATCAAATGTTCAAATTGCAAGCGTGAAGTTGATTCATCATGGATGATGTGCCCATACTGCGGTACAAGACTTAAAAGTTTAAAAAAATAA
- a CDS encoding YkgJ family cysteine cluster protein, with product MRFEITFEGLKYSCINCTYCCSCKNWRVYLTYFDKLRLQGYENHIEKSNSEYKHVLALKNGKCSLINDNLCRIQIEKNYESKPAMCKLFPFSFMVKWNGEMLLILKHYCNGVQIGKTGKKMINHAVDCCEELYHDQLIELSINGAEKSEKTNLDENTRIYWEEREKLGNYLLKTKKFDKFSERYLEIFSEDVSEKIDKLKLLNLDKESKNKNFRERETLRYMYELNKREHFRKMPLKREMHNLINIGEEINNHHDLLKGESMIDSKLLLS from the coding sequence ATGCGCTTTGAAATTACGTTTGAAGGACTTAAATATTCATGTATAAACTGTACTTATTGTTGTAGCTGTAAAAACTGGAGGGTATACTTAACATACTTTGATAAACTAAGACTTCAAGGATATGAAAACCATATTGAGAAATCAAATTCAGAATACAAGCACGTTTTAGCACTTAAGAATGGAAAATGCAGCCTTATAAATGATAATTTATGCCGAATACAGATTGAAAAAAACTATGAATCAAAACCTGCTATGTGCAAACTCTTTCCATTTAGTTTTATGGTAAAATGGAACGGAGAAATGCTTTTGATATTAAAACACTATTGTAATGGAGTTCAAATTGGAAAAACCGGTAAAAAAATGATAAATCATGCAGTAGATTGTTGTGAAGAGCTTTATCATGACCAACTAATTGAACTTTCGATAAATGGTGCTGAAAAAAGTGAAAAAACTAATTTGGATGAAAATACGAGGATATATTGGGAAGAGCGGGAAAAACTTGGAAATTACCTTTTAAAGACTAAAAAATTTGATAAATTTTCTGAAAGGTATTTAGAAATATTTTCAGAGGATGTTTCTGAGAAAATTGATAAATTAAAGTTATTAAATCTTGACAAAGAGTCTAAAAATAAAAATTTCCGTGAAAGAGAGACTTTAAGGTATATGTATGAATTAAATAAACGTGAACATTTTAGAAAAATGCCTCTTAAAAGGGAAATGCACAATCTTATAAATATCGGGGAAGAAATAAATAATCATCATGACTTGCTTAAGGGGGAAAGCATGATTGATTCAAAACTCCTTCTTTCGTAA
- a CDS encoding helicase HerA domain-containing protein has protein sequence MESLMGYIIGETTNTELDFLAKQLPEIGSYALLKYGDLEILGMVESVNQGCKVFEDVFNVKDLEKLKNFENNDSYYVIGKIKILGDVKNMQIPRIPPKPGTEVFKAPDEILEEIFSNGSIEIGKLISADSKVKLDVNKLCSRHLAILAITGMGKSNTVSVILEQLNNIKATVLVFDMHREYVELESKNSEIRKNIIKPKINVYNMSYDALMDLSGVDSQATVQRALGRRAMKKIKESFKEVDFNAVDEYINAIINELNYYMGMDEFKNKADSILTLIMRFEDLITFKEKITAINYNPLHDIKENFINIVDVSELDENSTDLIISYFTKEILKDRKKVLWDTKVAKPIFLIYEEAHLIVPQNRPTKSKSPISKIAREGRKFGVGICLVSQRPKTLDQESLSQCNNFIISKLIEPSDQKHVQHASENLSEDLLKQLPGLNVGEAVLIGPCLKIPALVKINRFLGDYGGEDVKFDELWAIESEKNTPEFIKNKELFNDDL, from the coding sequence TTGGAATCTTTAATGGGCTACATTATTGGTGAAACGACAAATACCGAACTTGATTTTCTTGCAAAACAGCTACCTGAAATTGGAAGTTATGCTCTATTAAAGTACGGCGATTTAGAAATTTTGGGAATGGTTGAATCAGTAAATCAAGGATGTAAGGTTTTTGAAGACGTTTTTAATGTAAAAGACCTTGAAAAATTAAAAAATTTCGAGAATAATGATTCATATTATGTGATTGGAAAAATAAAGATACTTGGGGATGTAAAAAATATGCAAATCCCAAGAATACCTCCAAAACCAGGTACTGAAGTTTTTAAAGCACCTGACGAAATACTTGAAGAAATATTTTCAAATGGTTCAATAGAGATAGGAAAGTTGATTTCTGCAGATTCTAAGGTTAAATTGGATGTAAACAAGCTGTGTTCAAGACATCTTGCAATTTTAGCAATTACTGGAATGGGTAAGTCAAATACGGTTTCAGTAATCTTAGAGCAGTTAAATAATATCAAAGCAACGGTTTTAGTATTTGATATGCATCGAGAATATGTCGAATTAGAATCTAAAAATAGTGAGATTAGAAAAAATATTATAAAACCAAAAATAAACGTTTATAACATGTCTTATGATGCTTTAATGGATCTTTCAGGCGTTGACTCACAGGCTACCGTTCAAAGAGCACTTGGAAGACGTGCAATGAAAAAAATTAAAGAATCTTTTAAAGAAGTCGATTTTAATGCTGTGGATGAATATATAAACGCCATAATAAACGAATTAAATTATTACATGGGAATGGATGAATTTAAAAATAAGGCGGACAGTATTTTAACGCTTATAATGAGATTTGAAGATTTAATAACGTTTAAAGAAAAAATAACTGCAATAAATTATAATCCATTACACGACATAAAAGAAAACTTCATAAATATTGTCGATGTAAGTGAACTTGATGAAAACAGCACTGATTTGATAATATCCTATTTTACAAAAGAGATTTTAAAAGATAGAAAAAAGGTTTTATGGGATACAAAAGTTGCAAAACCAATATTTTTAATATACGAAGAGGCACACTTGATAGTGCCCCAAAATCGGCCCACAAAATCAAAATCACCTATTTCAAAAATTGCAAGAGAAGGTCGTAAATTTGGAGTGGGCATTTGCTTAGTTTCTCAAAGGCCAAAAACGCTTGACCAAGAGTCCTTATCTCAATGTAATAATTTTATAATATCAAAACTGATAGAGCCAAGCGACCAAAAACACGTGCAGCACGCATCTGAAAACTTAAGTGAAGACCTTTTAAAGCAACTTCCTGGTTTAAATGTGGGTGAAGCTGTTTTAATAGGGCCTTGTTTAAAAATTCCTGCACTTGTAAAAATTAATAGATTTTTGGGAGACTATGGCGGAGAGGATGTTAAATTCGATGAATTATGGGCTATTGAAAGTGAAAAAAATACTCCCGAATTTATCAAAAATAAAGAACTTTTTAATGACGATTTGTAG
- the gatE gene encoding Glu-tRNA(Gln) amidotransferase subunit GatE — MDYDYEKLGLKVGLEIHQQLNTKRKLFCNCPTKIRDDEPHGEIERFLRPSQSEMGQVDKAAILESRKEKKFIYQYYNDTTCLVELDDEPPHNVSEEGLNTALEVSTLMNMNFADEIHVMRKMVIDGSNTSGFQRTMFVSQDGFIETEYGKIRITSLCLEEDSCKKVEDGRDYTKYCVDRLGIPLLEITTEPDITSPKMGKEAARRIGTILRATGKVKRGLGTIRQDVNISIKNGARIEVKGVQNLDLIEKIIENEVTRQVSLNNLKEELIGRNAEVLDEIIDVTELLNDTESKVLRGALKNKGVIKAILLKGFSGLIGKEVQPGRRLGTEFSDRGKVLGGVGGLFHTDELPKYGITDEEVNKLKKFMNCGENDAVILVADAKNKAERALLAVIERAKESLIGIPEETRKALDDGNTSYLRPLPGAARMYPETDVPKILITSEICERIKNNLPEMPEEKTIRFIKEYELNEDLAKQMVMSYNVELFENLSKKYPNIKPTLIATTLEATLKEIKREGLDTEVLTDEHLNELFLGLSEDKMSKEAIPEVIKGYINNPNMKLDEVLDVAGLSKMSKEEVEAVILDIINQNILIVNEKGMGATGLLMGRCMAQLRGKADGKLINVTLQNKLKEKVQGQ; from the coding sequence ATGGATTACGACTATGAAAAACTAGGATTAAAAGTAGGGCTTGAGATACACCAGCAGTTAAATACTAAAAGAAAGCTTTTTTGCAATTGCCCGACAAAAATAAGAGATGATGAACCACATGGGGAAATTGAAAGATTTTTAAGGCCATCTCAAAGTGAAATGGGGCAAGTTGATAAAGCGGCAATTTTAGAGTCTAGAAAAGAAAAGAAGTTTATTTACCAGTATTATAATGATACAACGTGTCTTGTTGAACTTGATGATGAACCCCCCCATAATGTCTCAGAAGAAGGATTAAATACAGCTTTAGAAGTTTCAACGTTGATGAACATGAATTTTGCTGATGAAATTCATGTAATGAGAAAGATGGTAATTGATGGGTCAAATACTTCCGGTTTTCAAAGAACAATGTTTGTATCCCAAGATGGATTTATAGAAACAGAATATGGAAAAATAAGGATTACGAGCCTTTGTTTAGAAGAAGATTCCTGTAAAAAAGTCGAAGATGGAAGGGATTACACAAAATACTGTGTAGATAGACTTGGAATTCCACTTTTAGAAATTACGACAGAACCGGATATTACTTCCCCAAAAATGGGTAAAGAGGCTGCAAGAAGGATTGGAACGATTTTAAGGGCAACTGGAAAAGTTAAACGGGGACTTGGCACTATCCGTCAGGACGTGAATATATCTATCAAAAACGGTGCAAGAATCGAAGTTAAAGGAGTTCAAAATCTTGATTTAATCGAAAAAATAATTGAAAATGAGGTTACAAGACAAGTTTCATTAAATAACCTTAAAGAAGAACTTATTGGTAGAAATGCAGAAGTTTTGGACGAAATTATCGATGTTACGGAACTTTTAAATGATACAGAATCAAAAGTTTTACGGGGCGCACTTAAAAATAAAGGGGTAATTAAAGCAATTCTTTTAAAAGGGTTTTCAGGATTGATTGGAAAAGAAGTTCAACCTGGGAGGCGACTTGGAACCGAATTTTCAGATCGTGGAAAGGTACTCGGAGGGGTGGGGGGATTGTTCCACACTGATGAACTTCCAAAATATGGAATAACTGACGAAGAAGTCAATAAATTAAAAAAATTCATGAATTGTGGCGAAAATGATGCCGTAATTTTAGTTGCGGATGCTAAAAACAAAGCTGAAAGGGCTCTTTTGGCGGTAATTGAAAGGGCAAAGGAATCTTTAATTGGAATTCCTGAAGAAACCCGAAAAGCGCTTGATGACGGAAATACTTCATATTTACGGCCCCTTCCAGGTGCTGCTAGGATGTATCCTGAAACAGATGTTCCAAAAATTTTAATAACCAGCGAAATTTGCGAAAGAATCAAAAATAATCTCCCAGAAATGCCAGAAGAAAAAACTATCCGATTTATAAAAGAATATGAGTTGAATGAAGACCTTGCAAAACAGATGGTAATGTCATATAACGTTGAATTATTTGAAAATTTATCAAAGAAATACCCAAATATAAAACCTACATTAATTGCAACGACTCTTGAAGCCACATTAAAAGAAATAAAACGTGAAGGGCTTGATACGGAAGTTTTAACTGATGAACACTTAAATGAATTATTTTTGGGCCTTTCTGAAGATAAAATGTCAAAAGAAGCAATTCCTGAGGTAATAAAAGGATATATCAATAATCCAAATATGAAACTTGATGAAGTTTTAGATGTTGCAGGCCTGTCTAAAATGTCAAAAGAAGAAGTTGAAGCGGTAATTTTAGATATAATAAACCAAAATATTTTGATAGTTAATGAAAAAGGAATGGGGGCAACAGGACTTTTAATGGGACGTTGTATGGCACAATTACGTGGAAAAGCTGACGGTAAACTCATTAATGTTACATTACAAAATAAATTAAAAGAAAAAGTTCAAGGGCAGTAG
- the gatD gene encoding Glu-tRNA(Gln) amidotransferase subunit GatD, whose protein sequence is MDVGDFVKIKMENTMYCGTLMPSINEDTIVVKMKSGYNVGLKKTKIKSIEILKPENSSNFQPLTSSNNEFKPLNLEKNPNLKNISILSTGGTVASRVDYKTGAVHPAFTANDLIRAVPELLDIANIKGRAILNILSENMLPKYWVMTAEAIKEEIENGAEGIVITHGTDTMHYTAAALSFMVESEVPIILVGAQRSSDRPSSDAALNIISAVMAATEPIKGVYVVMHGEIDDTICNLHEGVKVRKLHSSRRDAFKSVNNTPVAKINPFTKEITYLREIKPQNSSKIKKVSINKKLEEKIALIKVYPGIDSEILKFYVDKGYKAIVLEGTGLGHTPETFFSGIDYANKNNVLVLMSTQTINGRVNMNIYSNGRELQSLGVLPCEDILSEVLFVKIMHLLGNYDLKDAKKLICKNRVGEINESINLKY, encoded by the coding sequence ATGGATGTCGGCGACTTTGTAAAAATTAAAATGGAGAATACCATGTATTGTGGTACATTAATGCCCTCAATCAATGAAGATACAATTGTAGTAAAAATGAAGAGTGGCTATAATGTAGGACTTAAAAAAACCAAAATAAAATCAATTGAAATATTAAAACCAGAAAATTCTTCAAATTTTCAACCTTTAACGTCCTCAAATAACGAATTTAAGCCACTAAATTTGGAAAAAAATCCTAACTTAAAAAATATTTCAATTTTATCAACTGGGGGGACAGTTGCTTCAAGAGTGGATTATAAAACTGGGGCAGTTCATCCTGCATTTACGGCAAACGACTTAATAAGGGCAGTCCCTGAACTTTTAGACATTGCAAATATCAAGGGAAGAGCTATTTTAAACATTTTAAGTGAGAACATGCTCCCCAAGTACTGGGTAATGACTGCAGAAGCAATAAAGGAAGAAATCGAAAATGGAGCTGAAGGGATAGTAATTACCCATGGAACTGACACTATGCACTATACTGCTGCCGCATTATCATTTATGGTAGAATCAGAAGTTCCAATAATTTTAGTTGGCGCTCAAAGAAGCAGTGATAGGCCGTCATCTGACGCAGCACTAAATATCATTTCAGCAGTAATGGCTGCAACAGAACCTATAAAAGGGGTTTATGTTGTAATGCACGGGGAAATTGATGATACTATATGTAACTTACACGAAGGGGTAAAGGTTAGAAAACTTCATTCTTCAAGAAGAGATGCATTTAAATCAGTAAATAACACGCCTGTTGCAAAAATTAATCCATTTACTAAAGAAATAACCTATTTAAGAGAGATAAAACCTCAAAACTCGTCAAAAATTAAAAAAGTATCAATAAATAAAAAATTGGAAGAAAAAATTGCTTTGATAAAAGTTTATCCCGGAATTGATTCAGAAATTTTGAAATTTTACGTCGATAAAGGTTACAAAGCAATTGTTCTCGAAGGAACTGGCTTAGGGCATACTCCAGAAACTTTTTTTAGTGGTATAGATTATGCAAATAAAAATAATGTTTTAGTTTTAATGTCGACACAAACTATTAATGGACGGGTAAATATGAATATTTATTCTAATGGGCGGGAATTACAGTCTTTAGGGGTACTACCATGTGAAGATATTCTTTCGGAAGTTTTATTTGTTAAAATAATGCACTTACTTGGAAATTATGATTTAAAAGATGCTAAAAAATTAATTTGTAAAAATAGGGTAGGAGAAATTAATGAATCGATTAATTTAAAATATTAA
- a CDS encoding peptide arginase family protein, which yields MRVLDIDLDFFLNKIAFWKKGNKRLDEKEYIAWKKDKFSEFLEKNCNLSRNNKIKGRIVKKHHEAFYFWNELIEKNQLDVPFEVIHIDAHADLGFGDFSYRYIMEELLHNPLEKRNSPEMIYEGNYLSFAIANRWINELTYVNHPKGGNDLLDFHFKDYDLKSGIIQLKKIEKNVKTDKNINHDIKNKIILDLEPEVPFKMVLGKDYFEKGTFDFAVFSISPKYTPKTIDRLIPIVKEYIEEI from the coding sequence ATGCGAGTATTAGATATTGATTTGGATTTTTTTTTAAATAAAATAGCATTTTGGAAAAAAGGAAATAAAAGACTTGATGAAAAGGAATATATTGCATGGAAAAAAGATAAATTTTCCGAATTTTTAGAAAAAAACTGTAATTTATCTAGAAATAATAAGATAAAAGGAAGAATTGTAAAAAAACACCACGAAGCGTTTTATTTTTGGAACGAACTGATTGAAAAAAATCAACTTGATGTTCCTTTTGAGGTTATTCATATCGATGCCCATGCTGATTTAGGTTTTGGAGATTTTTCCTATAGGTATATAATGGAAGAACTTCTTCATAATCCTCTTGAAAAAAGAAATAGTCCTGAAATGATTTATGAAGGAAATTATCTTTCCTTTGCGATTGCAAATCGTTGGATCAATGAACTAACGTATGTTAATCACCCAAAAGGAGGAAATGACCTTTTAGATTTTCATTTTAAGGATTACGATTTAAAAAGTGGAATAATACAGCTTAAAAAAATTGAAAAAAACGTGAAAACGGATAAAAATATTAATCATGACATCAAAAATAAAATTATTTTGGATTTAGAACCTGAAGTTCCTTTTAAAATGGTTTTGGGGAAGGACTATTTTGAAAAAGGAACTTTTGACTTTGCAGTATTTAGTATCTCCCCAAAATATACTCCAAAAACGATAGATAGGCTGATTCCAATTGTAAAAGAATATATTGAAGAAATTTAA
- a CDS encoding DUF1786 domain-containing protein, producing MNILCIDIGKGTQDILYFDTEKNVENSIKLILPSPTTIISRKIKKLKENLRIDGDIMGGGPVAFAIMQKLKQGYSVEISENCAKTIRDDLDEVRAKGITIKENIGDPNVYLKDLDFEMLNAVFSSIGIDFSPNSVCVACQDHGFMKGQSDRITRFKYFEKKLNETNNPYEFYFDNKKYKTENFSRFESVLKILDENKYKGFVMDSKMASVCGILNYAVENNINEFIGLDIGNGHTLGVSIANKQINGLFEHHTGLIDAEKLKGIVEKMSMGLLKNEEIYADNGHGACVNNKTSPENIYISGPNRELFKQYGNYAYPGGDVMITGCIGLLDVYRYKK from the coding sequence TTGAATATTTTGTGTATTGATATTGGCAAGGGCACTCAAGACATATTATATTTTGATACTGAAAAAAACGTTGAAAATTCAATTAAACTAATACTTCCATCCCCAACAACAATCATTTCAAGGAAAATTAAGAAATTAAAGGAAAATTTAAGAATTGACGGGGACATAATGGGTGGGGGCCCAGTTGCATTTGCAATAATGCAAAAGCTAAAGCAAGGGTACAGTGTAGAAATTTCCGAAAATTGTGCAAAAACGATAAGGGATGATTTAGACGAAGTTAGGGCAAAAGGAATTACCATAAAAGAAAATATTGGGGATCCAAATGTATATTTAAAAGACCTTGACTTTGAAATGTTGAATGCGGTTTTTTCGTCAATAGGAATAGATTTTTCCCCGAATAGTGTCTGTGTAGCGTGCCAAGATCATGGATTTATGAAAGGGCAAAGTGACAGGATTACAAGATTTAAATACTTTGAAAAAAAGTTAAATGAAACAAATAATCCTTATGAGTTTTATTTTGATAATAAAAAATACAAAACTGAAAATTTTTCCAGATTTGAATCAGTATTAAAAATACTTGATGAGAATAAATACAAAGGATTTGTAATGGATAGTAAAATGGCATCTGTTTGTGGCATACTAAATTATGCAGTTGAAAATAACATTAACGAATTTATAGGTCTTGATATTGGAAATGGACATACTTTAGGAGTTTCAATAGCCAATAAACAAATTAATGGACTGTTTGAGCATCATACGGGATTGATAGATGCGGAAAAATTAAAAGGTATTGTAGAAAAAATGAGTATGGGGCTTTTAAAAAATGAAGAAATATATGCGGATAACGGGCATGGTGCTTGTGTCAATAATAAAACTTCACCTGAAAACATATATATTTCAGGGCCAAATCGGGAATTATTTAAACAATACGGAAATTACGCATACCCTGGTGGTGACGTGATGATTACCGGGTGTATTGGGCTTTTAGATGTTTACAGGTATAAAAAATAA
- the hxlA gene encoding 3-hexulose-6-phosphate synthase, with translation MENYDIPPVQVALDLLDLPRAIEIAKEAVLGGVTWIEAGTPLIKSEGMNAIRKLRENFPNLTIVADMKTMDAGSTEVEMAAKAGADVILILGVGPDSMIKEAVLAGKKYGVLVGTDLIATYDPVERAYELEKLGVDIINIHVGLDQQVLNIDPVELVKKVSERCKHAKIAAAGGLNSETAVKAYEAGADIIIVGGPLYKSESPEKTARDIITSLKTGKPISTSKFKKFNEKELLDAFKIVSTSNISDAMHRTGEMRGLKPVVDFKKPLKFAGPAVTVRTYAGDWSKPVSAIDVCSAGDVLVIDNCGSEISCWGGLATLSCKTKGIVAVIVDGAVRDVEEILKIGIPVFSKSITPTAGEPKGFGEINSAILCAGRTVEPGDWIIGDENGIIVVPKKDAMEIANRAIDVKEREDRVKEEINRGNTLGKVIRLKDWELKK, from the coding sequence ATGGAAAACTATGACATACCTCCAGTTCAAGTTGCCCTTGACCTTTTAGACCTTCCAAGAGCAATAGAAATTGCAAAAGAGGCGGTTTTAGGCGGGGTAACATGGATTGAAGCGGGAACTCCCCTCATAAAATCCGAAGGAATGAATGCAATCCGTAAATTAAGGGAAAATTTTCCAAATTTAACGATTGTAGCAGATATGAAAACAATGGATGCAGGAAGTACTGAAGTTGAAATGGCTGCAAAAGCTGGAGCAGACGTTATATTGATACTTGGGGTAGGCCCTGATTCAATGATAAAAGAAGCAGTGCTTGCAGGAAAAAAATACGGAGTATTGGTTGGAACTGACTTAATAGCTACATATGACCCTGTAGAACGTGCTTATGAACTTGAAAAACTGGGTGTTGATATTATAAACATACACGTTGGACTTGACCAACAAGTTTTAAACATTGACCCTGTAGAACTCGTTAAAAAAGTTTCAGAAAGATGTAAACACGCAAAAATTGCAGCAGCAGGTGGATTAAATAGTGAAACTGCTGTAAAAGCTTATGAAGCTGGAGCAGATATAATAATTGTGGGCGGGCCACTTTATAAATCAGAAAGTCCTGAAAAAACTGCAAGGGACATTATTACAAGTTTAAAGACTGGAAAACCAATATCAACCAGCAAATTTAAGAAATTTAATGAAAAAGAATTGTTAGATGCTTTTAAAATTGTCAGCACTTCCAATATAAGCGATGCAATGCACAGAACTGGTGAAATGAGGGGATTAAAACCCGTAGTGGATTTTAAAAAACCTTTGAAGTTTGCAGGGCCCGCGGTTACTGTTAGAACGTATGCAGGCGATTGGAGTAAACCTGTAAGTGCAATAGACGTATGCAGTGCCGGTGACGTTTTAGTAATTGATAATTGCGGTTCTGAAATTTCTTGCTGGGGCGGACTTGCAACACTTTCGTGCAAAACAAAAGGTATAGTTGCAGTTATAGTAGATGGGGCTGTAAGGGACGTAGAAGAAATTTTAAAAATTGGAATTCCTGTTTTTTCAAAAAGTATAACTCCAACAGCAGGTGAACCAAAAGGCTTTGGTGAAATAAATTCAGCAATTTTGTGTGCTGGAAGAACTGTTGAACCTGGTGATTGGATTATTGGTGACGAAAATGGAATTATAGTAGTTCCAAAAAAAGATGCAATGGAAATTGCAAATCGTGCAATAGATGTAAAAGAACGTGAAGATAGGGTTAAAGAAGAAATAAATCGTGGAAACACACTTGGAAAAGTTATACGACTTAAAGATTGGGAATTAAAAAAATAA
- a CDS encoding 2-oxoacid:acceptor oxidoreductase family protein, whose product MAEFTEKVLKKPNSIPECFERKGGSAKTATHYCAGCGHGIIHKLMAEAIDELQILDRCVLISPVGCAVFAYYYFDCGNIQVAHGRAPAVGTGVSRAMDNSIVMSYQGDGDLASIGLNETIQAANRGEKMAVFFVNNTVYGMTGGQMAPTTLIGEKTVTCQDGRDPRFSGYPIHMCELLNSLKAPVFIERVSVSDISHIKKAKRAIKKALEIQKDGKGYAFVEILAPCPTNLKQDAKAAEKFINEEVEKEFPLNNFRDNSKDVKPLLRGESDFSKENLDSIFEVNEKSVNDPLNDFVFKEKLVKIAGFGGQGVLSMGLTLAEAACRAQRFVSWYPSYGPEQRGGTSNCSVIISGQEIGSPVVYNPEVLIALNKPSLENFSKDVKNGGTIIYDDYIGDFEVIKGVNVIKVPATKIAKDLGVSKAANTVMLGVLAAIGYTELPESVFIGAIEQTFAKKPKLIPVNVDILKAGIKWAKENLDI is encoded by the coding sequence ATGGCTGAATTTACGGAAAAAGTTTTAAAAAAGCCAAATTCAATACCCGAATGCTTTGAAAGAAAAGGAGGTTCTGCTAAAACTGCAACGCACTATTGTGCTGGTTGTGGACATGGAATAATACATAAATTAATGGCTGAAGCGATAGACGAACTTCAAATTTTGGACAGGTGTGTTTTGATAAGCCCTGTTGGATGTGCAGTATTTGCCTATTACTACTTTGATTGTGGAAATATTCAAGTTGCTCATGGAAGGGCTCCCGCAGTTGGAACCGGAGTTTCAAGAGCCATGGATAATTCAATTGTAATGTCCTATCAAGGAGATGGAGATTTAGCTTCAATTGGATTAAACGAAACAATTCAGGCTGCAAACCGTGGAGAAAAAATGGCAGTATTTTTTGTAAATAATACTGTTTATGGAATGACAGGAGGACAAATGGCCCCAACAACACTTATTGGTGAGAAAACGGTAACATGTCAAGATGGCCGTGACCCACGGTTTTCAGGATACCCAATTCACATGTGTGAATTATTAAATAGCCTTAAAGCTCCAGTATTTATTGAAAGAGTTTCAGTTTCAGATATTTCACATATAAAGAAGGCAAAACGTGCAATTAAAAAAGCACTAGAAATCCAAAAAGATGGAAAAGGCTACGCATTTGTTGAAATACTCGCACCATGTCCGACAAACTTGAAGCAAGATGCAAAGGCCGCTGAGAAGTTTATAAATGAAGAAGTTGAAAAAGAATTTCCACTTAATAACTTTAGGGATAACTCAAAAGATGTCAAACCTCTTTTAAGGGGGGAAAGCGACTTTTCAAAAGAAAATCTTGACAGCATTTTTGAAGTAAATGAAAAAAGTGTAAATGACCCATTAAATGACTTTGTTTTTAAGGAAAAACTTGTAAAAATTGCAGGATTTGGAGGTCAAGGGGTCTTAAGTATGGGTTTAACATTGGCTGAAGCTGCATGTAGGGCCCAGAGATTTGTTTCATGGTATCCTTCATACGGTCCAGAACAAAGGGGTGGAACTTCAAACTGCTCCGTTATTATTTCGGGCCAGGAAATTGGTTCCCCAGTAGTTTATAATCCTGAAGTTTTAATTGCTTTAAATAAACCTTCTCTAGAAAACTTTTCAAAAGATGTTAAAAATGGGGGGACTATAATTTACGATGATTATATCGGGGATTTTGAGGTAATTAAGGGTGTAAATGTTATTAAAGTGCCTGCAACAAAAATAGCAAAAGATTTAGGGGTTTCAAAAGCTGCAAATACAGTAATGCTGGGCGTACTTGCAGCAATTGGATATACTGAACTACCTGAATCAGTATTTATTGGTGCAATAGAGCAGACGTTTGCTAAAAAGCCAAAACTTATTCCTGTAAATGTTGATATATTGAAGGCAGGAATAAAATGGGCAAAAGAAAATCTTGACATTTAA